One genomic segment of Candidatus Poseidoniia archaeon includes these proteins:
- a CDS encoding mechanosensitive ion channel family protein encodes MPSCLDSLPNNLELSYGCATEIVSTGPIAALLILIIGVPLIKIAKAYLRRFFDRTEIDEGIENFIFRIAGVAMWAIVLLTAASELGINVTGIVAALGIVGLAVAFASQDTMENIIAGIFIIVDRPFREGERILLPKKIGGLYSSWGDVQEIGLRTTTVRSTDGVMLTIPNKLLTKDAVANFSHRRDMQLRVRIRLGLTPTWSNVTKAEEIVKDIAANHPDICQDKPKPPEAVLRDFGDQDVIMEIRYYVENAKRMRPSKSFFVTEILRRFEAEKVTLAFPVRINMNSDVELSDFGF; translated from the coding sequence ATGCCTAGCTGCCTCGACAGCCTGCCCAACAACCTCGAACTTAGCTACGGCTGCGCCACGGAAATCGTGTCGACCGGGCCGATTGCAGCGCTGCTGATACTCATCATCGGAGTCCCGCTCATCAAAATCGCCAAGGCGTACCTGCGGCGATTCTTCGACCGCACCGAAATTGACGAAGGCATCGAGAACTTCATCTTCCGCATTGCGGGAGTGGCAATGTGGGCGATTGTGCTGCTGACCGCCGCCAGCGAGCTGGGAATCAATGTAACGGGAATCGTCGCAGCGCTCGGCATCGTCGGACTGGCGGTCGCCTTCGCGTCGCAGGATACCATGGAGAACATTATCGCTGGCATCTTCATCATCGTCGACCGGCCGTTCCGCGAAGGGGAACGCATCCTGCTGCCCAAGAAAATCGGCGGCCTTTACAGCAGCTGGGGCGACGTGCAGGAAATCGGCCTGCGCACCACTACCGTCCGCTCGACCGACGGAGTGATGCTGACTATCCCCAATAAGTTGCTGACCAAGGACGCGGTCGCCAACTTCAGCCACCGCCGCGACATGCAACTGCGCGTGCGCATCCGGCTGGGACTGACACCGACGTGGAGCAATGTTACGAAAGCCGAAGAAATCGTCAAGGATATTGCAGCAAACCACCCGGACATCTGTCAGGACAAACCGAAGCCGCCGGAAGCAGTCCTGCGCGACTTCGGCGACCAGGACGTAATCATGGAAATCCGCTACTACGTCGAGAACGCCAAGCGGATGCGCCCTTCGAAGTCTTTCTTCGTCACCGAAATCCTGCGCCGCTTCGAAGCAGAGAAGGTCACGCTGGCGTTCCCGGTGCGCATCAACATGAACAGCGACGTAGAACTAAGCGACTTCGGTTTTTGA
- a CDS encoding superoxide dismutase, giving the protein MSFEVPDLPYAFDALEPHIDARTMEIHHDKHHAAYVNMLNAAVEAAGDACAGKSVEELICNLDAVPEAQRGAVRNHGGGHFNHSLFWSVMAADGGSPGGELAAAIDAAFGSLDGLREALHKAGMTRFGSGWAWLCSDGGKLSTCSTANQDNPLMGPAHGGHDCGTPILGVDVWEHAYYLRYQNLRGDYLNACCKVLNWAEVNRRYAETL; this is encoded by the coding sequence ATGAGCTTTGAAGTCCCCGACCTGCCCTACGCTTTCGACGCGCTCGAGCCGCATATCGACGCGCGCACGATGGAAATCCACCACGACAAGCACCACGCCGCCTATGTCAACATGCTTAACGCCGCGGTCGAAGCCGCCGGCGACGCCTGCGCCGGCAAGTCAGTCGAAGAACTGATTTGCAACCTTGACGCGGTGCCGGAAGCGCAGCGCGGCGCGGTGCGCAACCATGGCGGTGGCCACTTCAACCACTCACTTTTCTGGAGCGTCATGGCCGCCGACGGCGGGTCGCCTGGCGGGGAACTGGCTGCGGCCATCGACGCAGCCTTCGGGTCGCTGGACGGCCTCAGGGAAGCGCTGCACAAGGCGGGCATGACCCGCTTCGGCTCCGGCTGGGCATGGCTCTGCTCCGACGGGGGCAAGCTCAGTACCTGCTCGACCGCCAATCAGGACAACCCGCTGATGGGGCCGGCGCACGGCGGGCACGACTGTGGCACCCCCATCCTGGGAGTGGACGTCTGGGAGCACGCCTACTACCTGCGCTACCAGAACCTGCGCGGCGACTACCTCAATGCCTGTTGCAAAGTCCTAAACTGGGCTGAAGTCAACCGGCGCTACGCCGAAACGCTCTGA
- a CDS encoding DMT family transporter yields MNPRQATLALLAVTLIWGWTFVWLKRAMTAADTHGAAALGATLFVTLRFALGGVLLPLLPGVRSAIRDRAVWRDGGLLAGFMFGGFLFQMVAIAQLSPAVSAFLTSLYVVFTALLLAGWRGRLQSTTLLAGAVLATFGAGWIQGPPQLHFNWPEWLTVLSALLFAGHIIATDVVTRRVSPLGVTFSSITLAALLGLLLLDLQMLAQPALLGGLLGDPAFLEPLLLSAFFGTFVALLLVNRCQKLLDPVRAAILYALEPVWATLLAITYGMVTANGWLLLGGGALLLGNLVAELAPRRESV; encoded by the coding sequence TTGAACCCCCGGCAGGCGACGCTCGCGCTCCTGGCCGTTACGCTGATCTGGGGCTGGACCTTCGTCTGGCTCAAGCGCGCCATGACTGCCGCCGACACCCACGGTGCCGCTGCTCTGGGCGCGACGCTGTTCGTGACGCTGCGCTTCGCGCTCGGCGGCGTGCTGCTGCCGCTGCTCCCCGGCGTGCGCAGCGCCATACGGGACCGCGCGGTGTGGCGCGACGGGGGCTTGCTGGCGGGCTTCATGTTCGGCGGTTTCCTGTTCCAGATGGTCGCCATTGCGCAACTTTCGCCCGCCGTCTCGGCGTTCCTGACCAGCCTTTACGTGGTCTTCACCGCGCTGCTGCTCGCGGGCTGGCGCGGACGCTTGCAGTCGACGACGCTGCTCGCTGGCGCGGTGCTGGCGACTTTCGGTGCCGGCTGGATTCAGGGGCCGCCGCAATTGCACTTCAACTGGCCCGAGTGGCTCACCGTACTCAGCGCGCTGCTCTTCGCGGGCCACATCATCGCGACCGACGTTGTTACGCGGCGTGTTTCGCCGCTTGGGGTAACGTTCAGCTCAATCACGCTGGCCGCGCTGCTGGGACTGCTGCTGCTCGACCTGCAAATGCTGGCGCAGCCCGCCTTGCTGGGCGGGCTGCTGGGTGACCCTGCCTTCCTGGAGCCACTGCTGCTCTCAGCCTTCTTCGGGACGTTCGTCGCGCTGCTGCTGGTGAACCGCTGCCAGAAGCTGCTCGACCCGGTCCGGGCAGCGATTCTCTACGCGCTCGAGCCGGTCTGGGCGACGCTGCTCGCCATTACTTACGGGATGGTGACCGCCAATGGCTGGCTGCTGCTCGGCGGTGGTGCGCTGCTGCTCGGCAACCTGGTTGCGGAGCTGGCGCCCCGACGGGAATCTGTGTAA